In the Mya arenaria isolate MELC-2E11 chromosome 11, ASM2691426v1 genome, one interval contains:
- the LOC128209343 gene encoding endoplasmic reticulum membrane-associated RNA degradation protein-like isoform X4 codes for MLKNISWMDSLTLPVVETCLSSYVNNLITQLAVTEACDDSALNEGFLDFKYICSMLPGNAEDEPSVYFPACVTSLAPILTSVENLVGKIGPQNFLDTYLPYVSWTGKQQVLAEIWRDMFTHNPVDEVTAVLVTSSVLERALGDVYMLKGPAPCPSMLKDLLVTEQLKEILGEHVMCILRLVIGPPTSLNLRNVAWHGFPFPGEIPARCIWFLILLVPSIGRVLEERLVPVLMLHREPMVFSRTKLITEVDILSSKDLIEAVKDTQFVSWDTIMFWTNITSLYTQERYGECTALLLYYLEQGLRLVFATANNCENRILTAEATTLYTTFDEMLDPFLPDGSENRLRMVIGEEILEILLDHLTYPGGPRVRDRLSHGEACWERFPWQLTRNLATICVALSAMFVKDGKHIHNKCVTILHEDIKSYSVQFHRISLLKKEISTFFKKASETDSMILLQPDLSERKPNDPFQSTDEVSSLEAKLRDIVAVFDGHWAYVGSKCFQYCDLHHLKSTVDEILQQKIHTLYRNSKGSNCDIENEVLTLLDHIVDECLQVITQMQQFATNRQQQMTLKQLRSRQRENFKKFLASVPSLVVGPCTCVYMCCCQLYQLDEIKAREGPQSNNKLIKFWKSVLKLCENLRTFTHHDKNKWTEGEDPAGTIFQSADCFPVFDTPRPFLSTTTSAVCQYISRSSNAEDEPSLYFPACVTSLAPILTSVENHVEDIGPQNFLDTYLPYVSWTGKQQVLAEIWREMFTHNP; via the exons ATGTTGAAGAACATCTCATGGATGGACTCTCTGACATTGCCGGTTGTGGAGACCTGCTTGTCCAGTTATGTCAACAATCTGATCACACAGTTAGCTGTCACTGAAGCATGCGATGATAGTGCACTGAATGAAGGATTTCTAGACTTCAAGTATATCTGTAGTATGCTTCCAg GTAACGCAGAGGATGAGCCAAGTGTATACTTTCCAGCCTGTGTGACCAGTTTAGCTCCAATTCTTACATCAGTAGAAAATCTTGTGGGAAAGATTGGTCCGCAGAACTTCCTTGATACTTACCTTCCATATGTTTCCTGGACTGGAAAGCAACAG GTACTGGCGGAAATATGGCGCGACATGTTTACTCATAACCCTGTGGATGAAGTCACTGCCGTGCTGGTCACTTCATCCGTTCTTGAGAGAGCTCTCGGGGAT GTGTATATGTTGAAAGGGCCAGCCCCGTGTCCGTCCATGCTGAAAGATCTGCTTGTAACAGAGCAGCTTAAGGAAATTCTTGGAGAACACGTg ATGTGCATACTCCGGCTGGTAATTGGTCCTCCAACCTCTCTTAACCTCCGAAATGTTGCATGGCATGGTTTTCCCTTTCCGGGAGAAATACCAGCAAG GTGTATTTGGTTCCTGATACTACTGGTACCCAGCATAGGTCGAGTGTTGGAAGAGAGGCTGGTCCCAGTGCTGATGTTACACCGGGAACCTATGGTCTTTTCTCGCACCAAACTTATTACAG AGGTTGATATTTTGTCTAGCAAGGACCTCATTGAGGCTGTAAAAGACACCCAATTTGTATCCTGGGACACAATAATGTTTTGGACAAATATCACCAGTTTATATACCCAAGAAAG GTATGGTGAATGTACCGCTCTTCTACTCTACTACCTAGAGCAGGGTCTACGGCTTGTGTTTGCTACTGCCAACAACTGTGAGAACAGAATTTTGACTGCTGAG GCAACAACATTATACACTACATTTGATGAG aTGTTAGATCCCTTTCTCCCTGATGGGTCTGAAAACCGACTGAGAATGGTTATAGGAGAAGAGATATTG GAAATACTCCTTGACCACCTGACCTACCCGGGCGGCCCTAGGGTGAGGGACCGTTTGAGTCACGGTGAAGCATGCTGGGAAAGGTTTCCATGGCAACTAACACGTAACCTGGCAACTATCTGTGTGGCACTGTCAGCCATGTTTGTAAAGGATGGGAAACATATTCAT aacaAATGTGTAACCATACTTCATGAGGATATTAAGTCATACAGTGTCCAGTTTCATAGAATAAGCCTGTTAAAGAAGGAG ataTCTACCTTCTTTAAGAAAGCATCTGAGACAGATTCCATGATTTTACTGCAGCCTGACCTTAGTGAAAg AAAGCCAAACGATCCTTTCCAGTCTACAGATGAAGTATCTTCACTTGAAGCAAAGCTCAGGGACATCGTTGCTGTTTTTGATGGACATTGGGCATATGTGGGCTCAAAATG ttttcaataTTGTGACCTCCATCATTTGAAATCAACAGTTGATGAAATTTTGCAGCAAAAGATACATACCCTGTACAGAAACTCGAAG GGTTCCAACTGTGATATTGAAAATGAGGTGCTAACACTGCTGGACCATATAGTAGATGAGTGTTTGCAAGTCATCACTCAGATGCAACAGTTTGCAACAAACAGGCAACAGCAGATGACGCTAAAACAGCTCAGGTCACGGCAGAGAGAGAACTTCAAGAAGTTCCTAGCAAG TGTACCATCATTGGTTGTGGGGCCGTGCacatgtgtatacatgtgttgTTGCCAACTATATCAACTTGATGAAATAAAGGCGAGGGAAGGACCTCAATCAAACAAcaaattaatcaa ATTCTGGAAGTCTGTGCTGAAGTTGTGTGAGAATTTACGAACATTTACGCACCATGATAAGAACAAATGGACAGAAGGGGAGGA CCCAGCCGGAACAATTTTTCAGTCGGCCGATTGTTTCCCAGTATTCGacactcctcggccatttttatcgacaACAACCTCGGCTGTATGCcagtacatcagtagaagta